The nucleotide window CGGGTTCTGTAGAGAGGGGCGGTGAAATAGATACAATTCCAGTTTCATCTACCACAAAACCTGTCTCCTCGTGCATCTCACGAATGGCGGCTTGGCCTGGACTTTCGTTGTAATCCACCAAACCTGCTGGAAACTCCAGACAAACTGCATCCACTGGTGGACGATACTGTGCAACAACCACGATAAACTTCTTGCTGCTTCTCCGCACCACGGCACAAATTTCGACTGCATCAACCGGGATTGGTGCCGGAGAGCGTTCAAATGCGCTCATAGGTATGGACCGGGTCGTTCTCTGCACCATTTCCCACTTATGCCCTGGCTGGGCATCATTGTTGCTGACGGTGTacgaaagagagcaaagtcGTGTGAACTTCAGTCCAGCCATGACCTCGAGCCCCGTTCTGACGTAGTTGTGCTTCATGATGTGTGTTGCTggcaaaacgaaaaagaccTAAAGGTGATTTCATACAGAGCAGTGAAGGCGTTTGAAAGTGATCACACCTATATCTTTGGCTGTgctgaggagggggaaagaaaggtGGAGAGGACCTAGGAGGCGCGCTTGGTGGGTGAAAAAGACAGTGCTTCTTGCCATTTGCgacaggaaaggggggaCGGGGGTCTCACACAGCCCATCGAGCTCTATGCCCATAGGCCTTACCGCCTCTCAGGGGCTCCGTTCCAAGAAACGTACCATAGGTATATGTCCGCTGTCTGGGAATGGGGTCGGCATGCAGCATTTTACGCTGGGCAGTTGGTGCCCTACCCCCGCCCTTGGTCCTCATGCgcctggggggggggcaagggCTATGCCGTGCCGGTGCTAAAGGCGCATCCCAAACTGTGAAGGGGCTTCCAGAACCGCTTCTGTTCGCACCAAATAAAGCGGTTTCTGAGTATATCAGACATGCCTCCCGTGCACTGAAAATGACGCAGTGGTAAAGCTGCGTTTCTTCCCCAGCATCATGAAAGCCTTTACACGCCACCGAGCTCATGATTGTCAGCAAACCTTCACGCTCAACTTTTATCAAAAGAAGTCTTTTGGTTCCTGTTTTTCCAGCTTGTTCTGGCATGCGCGATTTCAGCAGCCGATAGGAAATCCATTTCTCTGCAATGTCTGACCTTTTGCATCGCTATGAAAGGGCCCATTCTCGTACCTGTTTGTTTTTAAAGGCAATCACCACTCTTTGTTTATCTCATTCCCTTTTGATCCTCTTGATTATTGTATTGGTAAcgttttccccctttttgcctTCCTACGAATCAAAGAAAAGCACAGGAAACCTGAGAAGCTCGCCTTACGAATGAAGACCGTGTCAACACGTACTCCCGTTCTTCAGCTGCGTAGCAGCTGTCAATTTTTGAGTTGTCAGCGCAGGTGGCATCTCATCAAAGGCGACAGAAGGAAAGACGAAGAACTCAAGAGCGTTGAAATCGCTCCTACCTTTGAGTGTGACAGAATAGCCAAAGGTGGTGAAAGTGGTCACTCGGGCAGCATTTCAACATGTGTCGATGAGCCCATAGAGCCACTGTCGCAAGGCCTGACGAACACAGTGGAGGGAACACCGTATCGTGTCAACTGGTATGACTTTCAAACTGTGAGTCCAGCGAAGCGCTTCACTTACTGGGTATACCGCCGCTTGCGAGATCTGCCACCTGAGTGGCAAGAGTACTATCGCAGCATGGTGTATCAAGAAATCAGCGCTAGTCGGTATGTAAACCAAACATGGGATTGCTTTATGATGGTTGTTGATGGGTATCGCAAGGCGAAATGGGTACTTCGAAAGTACGGCGTGCAGGTCGACGAAAGCCTTATCCCGAGACCATACAACAATTTCTGGGAAGAAACCACACACGAGGAGCGTGTTTGGGCCCATCGACGCTCCCACCAAATGAAAGAATtacaggcgctgcagcgcgatgATGACGAAACAGTATTCGGGGCAAACATGATGAATCGGAACGAAGTGTCATATACGTCAATCAAGAATCTTCAGAGTGGTATGCAAGGCGGAACACCTCTTCATGCTCACGACCTACCTGCGCCAAAAGAATCAGATTTGAGAATGTCGCGCCAGGACGAAGAAATGAGCAGTGCGCTCATGTCGAGCATCGAAGACGACAAGTTGTGGAACCCAGTGCTGCGATCTCGCTTGCATACACAGTTTCAGCGAACAGAGGCAGAATTTTACGGCTTCGAAGATGAAGATGATGACGAACCTGCTGCAGAGATCCAGGGAAAGTGAAAAACTACAGAGTTGTCATGTTGAGCTCACTCACTTTGTTCTTAGCTTCATCCAACGCAAACCCAAAAGGAGAATATATCTGGTAGCAGACGCTGTGACTTGTAATGCTGCATGCCTTGATGAAGTgataaagagagagcaatTTGGGACATGCCTAACCTAGCTTAGCTCTCACACATACCAAAGTGGTGGGGGAAAGTTGGACTACCTCTGCGATCTCAAAAAATGTGTTATGACTTTCTCCCTTCCTATCTCTTGCAGTTGATCGagattttttttttttttgtgaTACACAGAGCAAAATCACGCACGTTTGATTCTCAACAAATAGTATTCTGTGTAAAACTTTTCCCTTGCGGAAGATGGCAGACCTGCTCTCCCTTCGACAAATTACCGAGCTCAAAGAAACCTTCACCATATTCGACATAGATTGTGATGGTAGCATTACTATCGACGATTTGGAGCAAGCGTTCAGTTCCATTGGCCACAAACTATCGAAGAAGAAGCTGCAGTCAATTTTACATGATGCCGACCTAGACTCCAACGGTGTGATTGACTTCCCGGAGTTTCTCACGCTTGTTGCCACGAAGCTGAATGACCCGGAGGAAAAGGAGCTTGAAATGCGTCGCGCGTTTCGTATGTATGACCTGGGAAATACCGGTTTCATTTCTGTATCCAATCTGCGCTTTGTGATGGGGCGCCTTGGCTGTTCTCTGACAGCAGAACAGGCGTTCGACATGATTAGCGAGGAGGATACAGATGGCGATGGGAAGCTAAGCTTTGACGATTTTCGGCGCGTTATGACTGAGGGATGGGGCGCAACGCATTGACTCATCCTGGAAGGCATGGTTTATTttattttatttttttcCATTTCAGTTTTGTTTGCGTTTTCTTGAACATGTAAACTATTGTTCTTGGCCTACTTGTCAAGAGCAGCTCTCATCCACCCCTTTCCTCAGTGTGGCATCTTAAGAAactcgttctctctttctttgaATGCTAGTACTAGAAAAAGAAGCACAGAGCCTCGAGGCAGCACATACCAGGCATCTCTTTTGGAGAGGCTTCAAGCGGGGAAAGCTTTTCCCCAGGCTTATTAGGGAGTACCTGTGCTCGCTATACTTCACGTTTTGCGAGTTTTTTCCGCCCATGGGCAGCGCATATGTCCCATGTagctctgtgtgtgtgtgtatgcatgtATGTCCCCTCAAAGAGTCGCTGATGATGCCACTCTCTGTGAATCTGTACTGTTTGCCTGACCCGTTATTCTCTTCTTTCAATCGCTTTCTCACAGGAGAGAAGTACTTATTGGCGCAACACTCTGatttttctttgtttgcaGATGTAAGACATACGCGAAGATACTGTATCACAGTTATAGGTATATGAGAGagatgagcagcaccgctATGAACATACCAATCATAAAATACGATATCCACGATGTTTTTCTGGCACTGAGTGTTCTGAGGAGGCTACCAGAATATACGAAAAGGTTGCAAAGAAGCTCCTCAGAGGTATCATATCGAATCATTTACAGCTCGATTTGCGCTGCCCGCTGGTACTACCGCTGCTACTCCCGGTACGGAGAATTTGTTCGTTTACTCAACAAATACACTGAATGTATTACTTTGAATTTACCTAACACCGCACTCCAAGTCGCGGAACAAATTGCAGCGCACGCTTCCCAAATTCGGATtccgcagcaccagcagcggcttccGCTTCCCATTCTTGTCTCTATCCTTCTTGCGGCGATATGCTGCGTCGCGACGGTGGTTCTCATTGGCGTTGGAGAAACTTGCTGTGGCAAAGCCGATATTGCCGCACTGATACTTAGCTGTGTCAGCGTCTTGTGCTTATGTGCACTGCTTTCACTCATTTACGCATCCTTAAAGTGGCACGAATGCAGAGGGCAGGAACAGCTTGTTGACCGGATAGTGCGAACGGCCTACGAGAGCATCGGAAAACAGAACTTTTGCAGCAACCCGCTGTCGGACAGAATTGATCTCACAGAGCGAATGGCCGTCGAGGAGACAGATGAGTTTCTTCTAGACTCGGGAACCGCACATCGTAACCAGCGGGCTATTGCGATGCTCTTAAAAAAGGCCACCGAAGATGAGTGGAATGCTGCCTTACAGAACAGAGGACTTCCTCATTCTATGATTGGGCTTAACGCCATCTATCAGCATACAATTATTATCATGACGGACTTTGATGGACAGGTAGTACTGTGGAGCGATGGCGCGGCTACCTGTTTTGGATTCAGTGCACGAGACGTTGAGGGAAACAACATAAATTCTCTTCTCTATGGCGAACGGTCGGTAGAGCTCTACGCCACAATGACTGAAGCTGCTATGAAAAACTCGCGCCTCTCTGAAAAGGTTCTCACAATGGCACATATGAGTTTGGGGACTGTCTCTATCAGCGCAACGGTGGTCCTGAGCTGTGAGACCGAGTCGAATCAGCCCGTCGGGTTTACTCTTATCGGGTCTGTCCGCTCCGATGAATTGTCGCAGACGCAAGCAGTGCTGCACTCCTTCTTTGTGACAGAATTGTCACAACTGTCTGTCAAGGACAGTCAATTTCGTCAAATTGTCTACTGCCTGCAATGGAAAAACCTGCGCGATTTCTCCGCGCTGACGAGGGGCTGGAGAAGCGCGCACAttcggcagctgctgtcCGAGGTCATCAAAGGTCGGCAGCGCTACGTGAGCTTCGAAGTCGATCCAAAGGTAACCGAGTTGCCGCCTATTCTCTGCGACACGGTTGGCGTCACTGCTGTGCTGAATCGATCCTTCGAGCTGTTCTGCGAGAAAATCAGCGTTCGCGTTGAGCAAAAGCGCACGACCAGTGCGGTATACCAGCTCGTTGTAATTTACCGTCATGAGATGCCCGGGCTCAACCGAAATACCTTGATTGGCATCACCCGCTCTGCAAATGACCTTGGCGGTATTGTAATTGATTCCCCCGGTACGCTGAAGCTGTTGCTGCCCTTCATGATGAAGGATGAGGTAATTCAAGTCTTGCGGCCTCaagatgctgctgcacaaaAGTCCAATGGCCATGACCCACTCATTGTGCTGCTCTTGGAGAAG belongs to Leishmania braziliensis MHOM/BR/75/M2904 complete genome, chromosome 36 and includes:
- a CDS encoding nudix hydrolase-like protein, producing MKHNYVRTGLEVMAGLKFTRLCSLSYTVSNNDAQPGHKWEMVQRTTRSIPMSAFERSPAPIPVDAVEICAVVRRSSKKFIVVVAQYRPPVDAVCLEFPAGLVDYNESPGQAAIREMHEETGFVVDETGIVSISPPLSTEPGLTDSCCVLVRLDVDGERAENQEPKQHLDYGEDIEVLLIPISEPKTAVGELSSAVQRYTAKGQRAIVDAKLYTFMEALAWSL
- a CDS encoding putative calmodulin; amino-acid sequence: MADLLSLRQITELKETFTIFDIDCDGSITIDDLEQAFSSIGHKLSKKKLQSILHDADLDSNGVIDFPEFLTLVATKLNDPEEKELEMRRAFRMYDLGNTGFISVSNLRFVMGRLGCSLTAEQAFDMISEEDTDGDGKLSFDDFRRVMTEGWGATH
- a CDS encoding mitogen activated kinase-like protein produces the protein MSSTAMNIPIIKYDIHDVFLALSVLRRLPEYTKRLQRSSSEVSYRIIYSSICAARWYYRCYSRYGEFVRLLNKYTECITLNLPNTALQVAEQIAAHASQIRIPQHQQRLPLPILVSILLAAICCVATVVLIGVGETCCGKADIAALILSCVSVLCLCALLSLIYASLKWHECRGQEQLVDRIVRTAYESIGKQNFCSNPLSDRIDLTERMAVEETDEFLLDSGTAHRNQRAIAMLLKKATEDEWNAALQNRGLPHSMIGLNAIYQHTIIIMTDFDGQVVLWSDGAATCFGFSARDVEGNNINSLLYGERSVELYATMTEAAMKNSRLSEKVLTMAHMSLGTVSISATVVLSCETESNQPVGFTLIGSVRSDELSQTQAVLHSFFVTELSQLSVKDSQFRQIVYCLQWKNLRDFSALTRGWRSAHIRQLLSEVIKGRQRYVSFEVDPKVTELPPILCDTVGVTAVLNRSFELFCEKISVRVEQKRTTSAVYQLVVIYRHEMPGLNRNTLIGITRSANDLGGIVIDSPGTLKLLLPFMMKDEVIQVLRPQDAAAQKSNGHDPLIVLLLEKNGVHCHNISASIWNCGHSVRLVESVCKALQAIEESTDLGCAIVDIDSKGSDRVVEALLAKHIYIIETSEALDSVAKCGDALLKKPISNEALRKELDRAINRCEEAKRAGEELLKRREVFGKVRKSPWTQGRLLGRGGHAAVYEATSTLTGGKMAVKIIRVSGNFEERIDEFMNEIEILCQLTHPNIIHYFYCERTETTLNLFMALADQGTVADLLKRCPRLRENHIATIMKQLLQAVNYLHECGIIHRDVKPGNMLISQGQLKLSDFGTATTNVREGTVGTIKYMAPEVVDGKSSGKESDIWSIGCVVCECLQIKRSGWGLLGYGAPEEYPSDISAQAIDFIKACMQRNPSERATAGTLLLHDFIVHLDHEVLQLAEVPAETVPNEEEAKPPKSGRSSSDSTIISWSFD